From Alteromonas sp. BL110:
GTTGGCTTGTATCTTCGAATGTGTTTTTGTGGTATTCACTGCTCGGCTGACTGCAGCCTTTATTGCCTGTTCTCTTTCCACGTATGTATTGTAAAAAATGCCAATAAAGCCGGGTATGGCAATCAGCAAAATAAGAATAATAACTCTTGCCTGTAGTGTCTGAAAAAGTTGCGGCATGTAATTCGTTTAAATCCATTTAAGCTGTGTAGTTTGGCGAACATCGGTGATTTTCGATATTCACAACTTTCCAAAAAGATTATACGTGCGCTCAATTATTAGCAGCTAATGCCAGTATAGTAAAAGTATTATAGAACGGTTATTAAAGATAATATGATCAGTTTAAGTAAAGGGAACGCAACTTTTGTAGGTAATGGCTTTCTTCAAAAAATAACGCCATCAGCTATTCTCTTTTAGCGAGTGCTACCTATCAGGGGCATAGGGCTAATATCCATGGCTAAAAACCACGTAAAAGTGGAACATCACGATTTAAAACAAACAAAGCCTCTTGCGAGGCTTTGCTTCAGCTTATAGCACTGTAATTTTGAAGTACATTATACTTATAAAAATAAGGGCCAGCCCGAGAAGTGATACGGCAATGCTTGTTGGGTAGGTTAAAGCCGCTGATTAGCATGACCTTGTTTTTGGGATACGAGGCAGTAAGCAAGCGAGACAAAATCAAAGAGTTGTGCCCGCTAACCGAGGACGAAGTGAACGAGTTATTAGCAGCATTTTTTAGTGTTTGCGAATGGGTGCAGATACATTATTTGTGGCGACCAAATTTAAAAGACGAAAGCGATAATTTTCTCATTGAACTTGCAGTAGCAGGTAATGCCGAGAGCATTATTACAAATAACCTAAAAGGTCTGCGAAATGCGGAATTACAATTTGACGATTTGAAAGTGTTAGCGCCAGAAGATTAGTTGAGAGGAGTTTAATATGTCTACTCTAACTGTACGTTTACCAGACGATAAGCATAATCGATTGAAGGCTTTGGCTGCGCATAAAAAGCTGAGCTTAAATAAATCAATAGAAGGGTTGTCCTAAACAAGCGATAGCTGAATTAGATACTGAGGTAAGATTTAGGGCGATTGCTGCTACTGGAGACAAAGAGAAAGGTTTAGAACTTCTAGATAAGCTTGATTCACATTTTGGCAGCTATCACCCGCATAACGGGCAAAAACACGTAGGCTACAATACCAAGCGAAGCGACAGAGCCCACGTGTTACTGTCCAAGCGAAGCGATTTAATGTGATTGTTATACGCGCCTTTATACCGCCGCCAAGTTATAAGGTGAGACATGTAAAGAACTTTGATGTTGCCGCGTTTGCCATAAATCAAAAGCATTTTGCAAACGTAGCCAATGGGCAGCTGAAGGCTTTCCAAAGACCAACTCTAGACGAAGTGCCATCTCTGGCGTGATGGCTCCTTTGCAATTAAGAACTTTTGACAATGTTTTACGGCTAACATCTAAATGCTGCGCGACATCAGTGATGGTGAGCTCTAGAGCATCAATAACAAGATCTTTGAGTATCTCACCGGGATGCGCTGGGTTATGCATATTCATTAGTGATAATCCTCGTAGTTAACGATTTCAACATCTCGCCCTACAAAGCGATATGTAACTCTCCAGTTACCACTCACTCTGACAGACCAAATATCATTTCTGTTACCTTTGAGTTTATGCATATAAAGGCCGGGCAAATCCATGTCATCAGGCGTTTCAGCTTGATCGAGGTTGGACAGAATCAGACGAAGCTTATTTTCATGCTTCTTCTGAATTCCTGATGTGATTCCTTTAGCGTAAAACTTCTGAAGGCCTTTATGTATAAAACTCTTAATCATTTATTGATTGTAACCTTACAGGTTACGATTTGCCAATGGAATTTTCGACGCGTATAGACACAATGACTCCCTGAGAAATGCTAGCCTCCGCATTTTCGTGGGTTAGCTCAAAAAGCCAGTGGCGTTATTATCCTGTGATGAAGGCCATACAGGCAATGCGCGGTGTTCGCTTGCTAGTTGCCGTTGGTGTAGTGACGGAGCTCGGTGATTTACATCGCTTCGACCATCCTAGAAAACTCATGGCGTATTTAGGTTTAGTGCCTAGTGAACAATCATCAGGCGGTAAACGTCAATTAGACGCCATAATCGCGAAGCGCCGCTGCGTTACTGTCCCAGTGACCGAAGGGAACGTGTTTAGCGCTTTGTATGGGCTCCTTCTGGAAGCCATAATAGTGGATCGAACTTGTAACCAAATCTACGACCTATTAATTTTGCCCGTTCTATTGAGTCTATTTTCCATGATCTTTTTTTGTAAGGTGAGGCCTTTAGTTCGCTCTCATACTTAAAACCACCCCTTCGTGTATTAAACTTTTTAGCGGCCAATAAATGCCACTTCCTTCCTTTTGTAAACCCAGTGTTCAGAGGAGAGTTATGGCTTTGTATTCTCTTTTTAAGGTTGTTAGTTGCACCTAGATAGACCAATCCGTCGTCTGCAATTATAAGATAAGCCCAAGATGGGCATTCCGAAAATTGCTTTATTGACTTTTTCTCTGAGGGAGGGTCTCCATACTTGCCTGCACTGAAGTGAGATTTAATACCCCAAACGACCCGAGGCTGAATATTTAATTTTGACGCAATTACGTTTGATTCCAGGCCTTGTCTGAGCAATTTAATTACAGCACGCCTGATATCTTCTTTTTCCATATTACCTCCATGTCAATCTGGGGCCTAACACTAAGCTTTGGGGCGCAGGCTCGGGGCTATAGTCGCGAAGCGGCCCTGAGTTTGCGTCCCAGCGAACGTAGCGAGAGCCTTGAGTGGCTTGATAATCATTGAGCCTCCTCCCTATCAGCATAAACTGAGTTTATCCTAATAGGCGACCAAACCAAGGGAGAAAACTCAATGAACTTTTATACTAATACACATCCGTACTATTGTGGAATCGATCTTCACACAAGACTGCTTTACGTCTGCATTATTGATAATGAAAACAACATCTTTGTTCACGAAAAAATAGATGATTCACCCGATAAACTGTTAGCGCTTCTAAAGCCATATCTGGGCAATATTGTTATTGGAGTGGAATGTATGCACTGCTGGTATAGGGTCTCTGACTTCTGTCAAGAACACAATATTGATTTCATCCTTGGCCACGCGCTGAACATGAAAGCGATTCATGCAGGTAAAACGATAAAATAGACGCGCTAAAGATAGCGAAGCTAATGCGAGGAGGAAACTTTCCTCTCGCGCATGCTTATTCAAAGGAGCATCGCTCGATTCGAGATGCACTTCGCCGTAGAACCCACATAATGAGAATGAGTGCTCAGCTGAAAGCGCATGTTGCTAGCACAGTCAGCCAATACAACTTACCCGCTTTAGAAACGCGGTTAGCTTTAAGAAACTCACCTGATAGAGAAAAGATGCGCCACTTTTTTCCAGACGAAGCAGTGCAAAAGAGCATGGATTTAAACCTAAATATTATCGAAACCATGGTGAGTGAGCTCTACAAGATTGAACATTATGTAAAGACTCAGGCACAAACACACTGTGCAACAGATTTACATATTTTAAAATCGTTTCCAGGTATCGGGAAAATTCTAGCCCTCACCATTTTGTATGAAATTGGCGATATTAAACGGTTTCCATCAGTTCAGAAGTTTGCTTCGTATTCACGGTTAGTAAAATGTAAAGCTGAGTCGGCCAGTAAAACACACGGTACGCAGGGAAATAAGATTGGCAATGCTCATTTAAAATGGGCATTTAGTGAGCAGCAGTGTTGTACTTTAAAGGTAATGACAACGCGAAACGGTATCTAGCCAAGCTTCAAAAGAGAATGAGCAAGGCGAAGGCTTTATCAGCACTTGCTCATAAAATCGGGCGATGTACTTGTTTTATGTTGAAGAACCAGCAGGTATTCGATGAAGAACGCTTTTTAAACGGGTAAGTCGCACGGTGGCATGACTTAAACGTCTAACTGGTTTAATGGTGAGTATCTTTTTTATCGCGCAGTACTCTGCAAAAAAGCAGCATCGATAAATATACCGATATACCAAAACCTGTTGGTTTGATTAGACATGTCACTGTTGCGCATCTCTACCTTTTTACGAATTTGCTTACACCTTCACTGAACCTGATACTAACTGGTCAATGCAGCCACTTAGGTTTGAATAGGACAGAGGAAGGTTAACCGATGAATGTCTAGTGCCGTTGCCAGTCAAAAGGAATTGAAAAGAGCAACAACAAGCGCCTCTATATGTGTTATACGCGTTTGCCATTAATTGCCTTGTACCCAAAGAGATAGCATAGCCCAACAAGTAGCCATACAACACCCACAATCAAAACCGTGTCAGTTACCTTGTTTGGGTGCCTCATCCAGAGTTGAATTGGCAAAATGCCACGTATAATACACGCAGCAGCAATTGCATATATGCCAAAGCTGAGTAACGGAAGCCTACGAATGAGTGTAGCGCCCGACAGAGCGTAACAGCCAAAAACGATAAATATTGCCGAAACCACGATCGTACCCAGCGGTGCCAAAAGTGTTCCTGCTTTAGCCGATTCAATTACGCTTACTGGAGCCATTTGAGTCTCAAAGCACTGGGGCCCCAAAAAGATGCAGGATAGGTGAGCGAAAGCGGTTAATACAGCTATTGATGCAGCTATTAATAACAGAACTATTCCTTGTTTAGTACTCATTAATTAATAATTCCAGTAGCGTATAACTTTTAAATAACGGGCGCAGATATGTGGGCTAAAATCCGAACGAAGTGAGCAGCCCACATGTTTGCGTCCCAGCCCGCGCAGCGGGCGAACTTGATTTTTTTGTTAGGCATGTTCGTCCACAACCTTCAGTTGCGATATGTCCATTACCCTTACATGTGTTTGGTAATAATATTTACCAGTAGGTTTGCCGTCTGATAAAAATGCAATCTTAACCCGCTGAGCCTTACCATTAACTACTATTGCTTTATTTAAGAAATATTCCTGCGGCGGCATCCCATATTTAGCTGATAATTGTGCAATTACTTTTGGGTGTAAAGCGACGGTTACTGCTCTCTGATCGCGATAGTCTTTTTCAGTATTTAAATAGACATATTGCCCTTGGCTACCAGTTGCGACTATTTGAAGAGTGTATTGACCAAGAACACCTTTGGGCGCTGAATCTGCAGCGGCCTTTATTATGTCCATCGGATCTGAGAATGTAGATGTAGTGTGCGAGGTTGTGGTAGTGCAACCAGCGAGTAAAAAGATAAACGCTAAAACAACATTTTTCATAATTTATTTCCTTATAAATGCCTAACTTTTAGATAAGGGGCGAACTTAATTTTTTTGTTAGGTGCCATGCTAGGGAATACCTATGTCCCACAATTGCTGTTCACTTAAAAGCAAGATGTCTTGTGGTTCGGAGTATCGAATGCCTAAACAGGTACTCGTAGAGATTAGCCACCCTTTTTCCTTTAGCTCAAAAACAACAACGCTATCTTTGCCATGAA
This genomic window contains:
- a CDS encoding putative toxin-antitoxin system toxin component, PIN family encodes the protein MTLFLGYEAVSKRDKIKELCPLTEDEVNELLAAFFSVCEWVQIHYLWRPNLKDESDNFLIELAVAGNAESIITNNLKGLRNAELQFDDLKVLAPED
- a CDS encoding toxin-antitoxin system HicB family antitoxin, translating into MSTLTVRLPDDKHNRLKALAAHKKLSLNKSIEGLS
- a CDS encoding HigA family addiction module antitoxin, translating into MNMHNPAHPGEILKDLVIDALELTITDVAQHLDVSRKTLSKVLNCKGAITPEMALRLELVFGKPSAAHWLRLQNAFDLWQTRQHQSSLHVSPYNLAAV
- a CDS encoding type II toxin-antitoxin system RelE/ParE family toxin, giving the protein MIKSFIHKGLQKFYAKGITSGIQKKHENKLRLILSNLDQAETPDDMDLPGLYMHKLKGNRNDIWSVRVSGNWRVTYRFVGRDVEIVNYEDYH
- a CDS encoding GIY-YIG nuclease family protein; translation: MEKEDIRRAVIKLLRQGLESNVIASKLNIQPRVVWGIKSHFSAGKYGDPPSEKKSIKQFSECPSWAYLIIADDGLVYLGATNNLKKRIQSHNSPLNTGFTKGRKWHLLAAKKFNTRRGGFKYESELKASPYKKRSWKIDSIERAKLIGRRFGYKFDPLLWLPEGAHTKR